The DNA region TCTCTTCTTTTTCGTTCAGATATCGATGTGGGACAATACTAGTTGTTTTCCAATGTTTGAGTTATTGTACACTCACAGCCCAACAAACTAGTCGAGTTCAAGCTTGAGTCACATAAACGAGCTTCGGGAACAGTCTCGTACTACGAGCCGAATATCTCTGAACTCGAGTTCGAGAGCATGTTGTTGTGCCGAATGGTCTCATAGATCACGTCTTGAACTATGACTTTTTAAATCCTTGATTAATCTGCAATAGGACTGCTGATCCATATACGTTACACCACACCCTTTTTTCCTACTAAACGAGTATTTTTGCTGTGTGGTTTATCTCTTCAGGCCTATCCTTCTACACATCCGAAAAAACCTTGAGCGAAGCTTTTGCAGGTTTTGGTGAACTAGTTGAAGGTACAACGCCATGGACAAAAGAGGGGTGATTATTTACTTAAGAAGAATGCCATCTAAACATGTTATTGCCTTTGTTTGTATTTAAGTTTCCTTTCTTTGCAGTTAAAGTCATAATGGACAAAATCTCGAAGAGGTCCAAAGGCTACGCATTTGTAGAGTACACGACCGAGGAGGCTGCAAATACAGCTCTACGTGAGATGAATGGCAAGGTGGCTGAACTTGGTTTACCCGTacacagtttttttttttaattgtttagaGACTTAACTGATGTTGACAAGATTATCcaagtttctttttttttcttctttcagATCATCAATGGCTGGATGATTACGGTCGATGTTGCCAAAAAGAGCCCACTAAAGTATAGTCCGGGAAATCTGAGACCTGCATCGTGATTGTGAAGGAAGTGTGACTTTTACGTGCATTGACAAACAAAGTGATCACAGAACCGTGAGCGCAAGTAACAGCTTCACGTTCCTAGGCTTGCAGAAAAGAGGGCAATTGGTGAAACAGCACACCGTAACATGTCTTCTTGATGATGGAGCACCATTTAGGTGTGTTTTTCTTGTGCGATTTACCAGCATCGACTTTGATAAGTAGCGGAATGAGGAAGAGACGTTAGAGTATATATATCTAAAGGGGCAACAGCATGGATATTGTATCTTGgtcaattttagttatttatatgCTATTTTGAACTGAGCGAAGTTGATCCACATTATTTAGCAAGAAAAAGATTTGTGggtattttattatgttttaattattcTTTGGATCAATGAAATTATATTACATTTGTAATTTGTAAAAGATAATATGTGAACATTCACAATTTTGAGCGTTAATATTAATTTGTTGGAGATAATTTgtgaatatttgaatttttttaattggatattaaatataaaagatATTATTTTACTAGATTGATAAggatattttcgaaaaaattaATTTGTGTCACAAAACTGTTGATACATAAAtgtaattttttgttttaatttttaaatttaatgttttctaataataattttttaaattaggattaaaattgaaaatgtaaaaatataatttaaaatcttctggtttttaataagtttttagatttttttacataaatttaatttttcattaaaaaaaaaagaaaaagaaataagaGGGCTAAAAGAATGGAAAAAAATAGTATTTTGTCactcaaatattatatatatgagaCATTTTCTCTTTAACTAGTTTATGTGcaaattttaatgaaaaaatattttttcaactactattaaaaaaaaattatattttccccAATAATTTAAactcgaaagtaagaaaaatttataaagcatatattgaaaatgtacattttttaaattaatggtAGGAGGATAATAATTTTAACAACATATGTAGTCTCAAAATTAAGGAaaggcaattttttttttttaaaaaaaagcacAAATTACACAgttaaaaatagtaaaaaataaaaataaattttacacGCCTGTACTTGGGAGTAAATGGTACGTCTTTGCTCGTGTAGTACCATGGGATAAAGAGACCTGTACTACGCAATACAAATCAAAAGAAGGTTCCTTTCAGTCTACTTTGAGTCCACCAAATGCACATGTTCGTTTTCTTGGGTTGGTGTCCAACAAAATTTGTTAACCAAATATACCAAAGACAATCCATCTCCACCTTCTTGTTACATGTCAAGTCGACTCATCACGCACGATTAATCGTATATATCCTTTATAATGACGCCTACTTTTCTTTCGAATAACGAATTCAACACGTATATTCGATTAATGTGGACTTGACAGTAGATATCTTATCTTTTCAGACATATATTCGATcgttcaatatttaaaatgacgTCTATTATTTTACTATTATCACATCGACGTATGCTTAACTAACAATAATCTTCCTACCCAATCCGTATTGCATTCAAATTGTGGAGAGTATTCCAATGAAAAAATGTGATTTTAGACTAATGAAGTCAGATGAGTTGACTTTATGAGAAGTAactaaaacaatatttttggTATAATATACACACTATATACGGTGCATATTTGTTTTGAGAGGTGTGAGAGTTGGCGGAGTAGGTGAAACCAATAGATAAGAGTTCGATTCTTTTATTAGCACTTTTTCGAACGAGTTCGTCACACAATATTTATCCAATATGATTTACCTAACTAGTATAGTCTGCAAGTTAATATATTGACCCAGAGAGTTAATACCAAGTTTTTAGAGAGAAAAATTGGCTCTTTTGAATAAGACTTTGATTTCTAATGAATTAATGATTGTTGTGATGGTGATGGAATGACACTTCAGCTTACACGCTactatatttttctttattaattaattttcttCCTCTTTAAATATCGCAAGAATGAATGAAGCTCTCCATTATCACCAGACTTCTGTCcctcaagaaaattttaatcttCTTGTCGGAATACACATTCCGTAAATACTCACTATGTCTGAGGCAAGTTTCACTCTGAATATACTGCATGAGTTTCTGCCAACAATTTTTTCTTGAAATGTGCTCCAAACTTGAATTTGTTACATGGTCATTAatcatatttctattttattaattatgggTTATTCGAAAAAAATTTCTGGGGTTGGTAAGAGATGGTTTTTGAGCTATCATGGGAGAGCAATCTAGTATAATTGTTGTGagcaaattatgatatttagCAGGTTGCTTGGATTTAAATGTTTTCTGGGAAACATATAATGTACATTCATAGATTTGTGATCAATTGCAGACTGTTGTGCTCAAGGTTAAGATGTCCTGCCAAGGTTGCGTAGGGGCCGTGAACAGGGTTCTTTCGAAAATGGAAGGTTGGAGGACATCTTTTTTCTCCGTCTTTATTCATTTGCTGGTTATCGTAGTAGAAACAACAATTACTCTTCTTGGTCTTTGTGACAATTGATCCTCCTTACTTATGGTTTAAAAGTTTTGAGTTGAATAATGGTCCGAAATCACGACAATAGATGCTCTAGCTTCTAACAGTATGATGATCACTTTTTTGTGTTTTCTTGAATCTTTTACTCACCTGGACTTAAAGTTGTCAATTGTCTAGCTAAATCTTCCAAGGCCATTGATTGCTTGCACCTTATTCGATAGGAGTTGAATCATTCGACATCAATTTGGAGCAGCAAAAGGTGACAGTGAAGGGCAATGTAAAGCCAGAATCTGTTCTACAGACTGTTTTGAAGACTGGGAAGGTGACTTCCTTATGGGAAACGACTGAGGCGAAACCCGAAAACGTGCCAAAGCCTAATGATCCCGTGGCGAAACCTGAACCAGTTTCAAAGCC from Primulina tabacum isolate GXHZ01 chromosome 14, ASM2559414v2, whole genome shotgun sequence includes:
- the LOC142524546 gene encoding copper transport protein ATX1-like is translated as MSETVVLKVKMSCQGCVGAVNRVLSKMEGVESFDINLEQQKVTVKGNVKPESVLQTVLKTGKVTSLWETTEAKPENVPKPNDPVAKPEPVSKPNDPKAIAESGSKSTDAVAAA